A portion of the Gorilla gorilla gorilla isolate KB3781 chromosome X, NHGRI_mGorGor1-v2.1_pri, whole genome shotgun sequence genome contains these proteins:
- the PNMA5 gene encoding paraneoplastic antigen-like protein 5, producing the protein MALTLLEDWCKGMDMDPRKALLIVGIPVECSEVEIQDTVKAGLQPLCAYRVLGRMFRREDNAKAVFIELADTVDYTTLPSHIPGKGGSWEVVVKPRNPDDEFLSRLNYFLKDEGRSMTDVARALGCCSLPAESLDAEVMPQVISPPLEPPKESMWYRKLKVFSGTASPSPGEETFEDWLEQVTEIMPIWQVSEVEKRRRLLESLRGPALSIMRVLQANSDSITVEQCLDALKQIFGDKEDFRASQFRFLQTFPKIGEKVSTFLLRLEPLLQKAVHKSPLSVRSTDMIRLKHLLARVAMTPALRGKLELLDQRGCPPNFLELMKLIRDEEEWENTEAVMKNKEKPSGRGRGASRRQARAEASVSAPQATVQAMSFSDSSTQTVQGGLPPLVKRRRLLGSEGTRGEDHGQAMYPKAENQTPGREGPQTAGEELGNEAGAGAMSHPKPWEI; encoded by the coding sequence ATGGCACTGACACTGCTAGAGGATTGGTGCAAGGGGATGGACATGGACCCCAGAAAGGCCCTGCTGATTGTAGGCATCCCCGTGGAGTGTAGTGAGGTGGAAATTCAGGACACCGTGAAGGCAGGCTTACAGCCGCTGTGCGCATACAGGGTGCTAGGGAGAATGTTCAGGAGGGAAGACAATGCCAAGGCAGTCTTCATTGAACTGGCTGACACTGTCGATTACACTACTCTGCCCAGTCACATACCAGGAAAGGGGGGCTCCTGGGAAGTGGTGGTAAAACCCCGTAACCCAGATGATGAGTTTCTCAGTAGACTGAACTACTTCCTGAAAGATGAGGGCCGAAGTATGACAGATGTGGCCAGAGCCCTGGGATGTTGCAGCCTCCCTGCCGAGAGCCTGGATGCAGAGGTCATGCCCCAAGTTATATCCCCACCTTTAGAGCCTCCGAAAGAAAGTATGTGGTACAGGAAACTGAAAGTGTTTTCGGGAACTGCTTCCCCTAGCCCAGGCGAAGAGACCTTTGAAGACTGGCTAGAGCAGGTCACTGAGATAATGCCCATATGGCAAGTGTCTGAGGTGGAGAAGAGGCGGCGTTTGCTGGAGAGCTTACGTGGGCCTGCTCTGTCAATCATGCGGGTGCTCCAGGCCAACAGTGACTCCATAACTGTGGAGCAGTGCCTTGACGCCCTAAAGCAGATCTTTGGGGATAAAGAGGACTTTAGAGCCTCTCAGTTTAGGTTTCTGCAGACCTTTCCGAAGATTGGAGAGAAAGTCTCCACTTTCCTGCTGCGCTTAGAGCCCCTGCTGCAGAAAGCCGTGCACAAGAGCCCCTTGTCAGTGCGCAGCACAGACATGATTCGTCTGAAACATCTCTTAGCTCGGGTCGCCATGACCCCCGCCCTCAGGGGCAAGCTGGAGCTCTTGGATCAGCGAGGGTGTCCTCCCAATTTTCTGGAGTTAATGAAGCTCATTCGAGATGAAGAAGAGTGGGAGAACACTGAGGCAGTGATGAAGAATAAGGAGAAGCCGTCAGGGAGAGGCCGGGGGGCCTCCCGTAGACAGGCAAGAGCAGAAGCCAGTGTCTCTGCACCTCAGGCCACCGTGCAGGCAATGTCTTTTAGCGACAGCAGCACCCAGACCGTACAGGGAGGCTTACCCCCATTAGTGAAACGCAGGCGGCTGTTAGGCAGTGAAGGCACTAGGGGAGAAGACCATGGCCAGGCCATGTATCCCAAGGCTGAAAACCAGACTCCAGGCAGGGAGGGGCCGCAGACTGCAGGAGAGGAGTTGGGAAacgaggcaggggctggggccaTGAGCCATCCCAAGCCCTGGGAAATATAG